A single window of Lutzomyia longipalpis isolate SR_M1_2022 chromosome 1, ASM2433408v1 DNA harbors:
- the LOC129791114 gene encoding uncharacterized protein LOC129791114 codes for MRVTTLLSIVLCLVVAVSARSHHKASKKKDYEYDYSGDYAGNNHASYSSVAESHGASAKSGYSAGSGLRSIAQGSADQANSAVANQHAAAKQAAFVAKNTLAQQAVQASATAQAALAGKQVLLQGLEQQSIEAHQALDSEIQQLQQAKRSAKAAQQSAQQALNHVAVLTAALNNAQSSSDHAQQAATEAAAELASQTAMVGTAKARLESIEEQLHAARIDFEATQAAAAKAAASAQEAQNNAAEAAIHAQVHTHDSIGHGSDTSDHQIEDVATNHNYGEFQPSSPSHSQHSHQDATSYQQQQQYLAGY; via the coding sequence ATGAGGGTCACAACACTCTTGAGTATTGTGCTGTGCCTGGTTGTAGCTGTATCTGCACGATCACACCACAAAGCGTCGAAGAAGAAGGACTACGAGTACGACTACAGTGGTGACTATGCAGGGAACAATCATGCATCATACTCATCTGTTGCTGAAAGTCATGGAGCTTCTGCCAAATCAGGCTACAGTGCAGGCAGTGGATTGCGATCAATCGCCCAGGGATCGGCGGATCAAGCTAATTCAGCAGTGGCGAATCAACATGCAGCCGCCAAGCAAGCAGCCTTCGTTGCGAAGAATACCCTGGCACAGCAGGCAGTTCAGGCGTCAGCTACGGCACAGGCTGCACTTGCAGGCAAGCAGGTTCTACTGCAGGGTTTGGAGCAACAGAGCATAGAGGCACATCAGGCACTTGATAGTGAAATCCAGCAGCTGCAGCAGGCTAAGAGATCCGCAAAAGCAGCCCAGCAATCAGCTCAGCAGGCTCTCAATCATGTTGCTGTCCTCACGGCTGCTCTCAACAATGCCCAGTCGAGTTCGGATCACGCACAACAGGCTGCTACAGAAGCTGCTGCAGAGCTTGCATCCCAAACAGCAATGGTTGGTACTGCAAAGGCACGCCTTGAGTCCATTGAGGAGCAACTTCATGCAGCCAGGATTGATTTTGAAGCTACACAGGCGGCTGCTGCAAAGGCTGCTGCTTCAGCACAAGAAGCCCAAAATAATGCTGCTGAGGCTGCTATTCATGCCCAAGTTCACACACATGACAGCATTGGGCATGGTTCCGACACCAGTGATCACCAAATTGAAGATGTTGCCACAAATCACAACTACGGTGAATTTCAGCCATCATCGCCATCCCATTCGCAGCATTCGCATCAAGACGCCACATCGTATCAGCAGCAACAACAGTACCTGGCTGGTTACTag
- the LOC129791102 gene encoding uncharacterized protein LOC129791102, which translates to MNLFSFLLLYFILIDFFWNISCSYARYQLNHNKVCPSSKLTKIYQFISKPDPLTTTPSRATNVRYTWNTWKSVRDSDDCSFKVQTSGGGGIYIVITRLHLRQNPSSRICTDFLRIRFSNGTKTDRICGRITPQDVATFTDSGGDVKLYLVIANHIPLETNETLEIDIVFTEYFGCKGDFATEFQCELGKCIHKAFLNDGTNNCPTPHCLDEEIGCLSHPDMEAHDARASKKVIVGGVISAVVVLIGFTICILAICKFSACMKGPRRPTNLYETTQHRQPRVEVQELSAIGNISDTGLPAPSAPAAFVIEDQNKDPPPPSYESLFPDRS; encoded by the exons atgaatttattttcatttttattattgtatttcattttaattgacttCTTCTGGAATATTTCCTGCAGCTATGCACGAT ACCAACTCAATCACAACAAAGTCTGCCCCTCGAGCAAATTGACCaagatttatcaatttatatcAAAACCGGATCCCCTGACAACCACCCCGTCGCGGGCGACCAATGTGAGGTACACGTGGAACACCTGGAAGAGTGTTCGGGATTCGGATGATTGCTCCTTCAAGGTGCAGACAAGTGGGGGTGGGGGAATCTACATTGTAATCACACGTCTGCACCTCCGGCAGAACCCGTCTAGTCGAATCTGTACGGATTTCCTGCGGATTCGCTTCAGCAATGGCACCAAAACGGACAGAATTTGCGGACGAATTACACCCCAGGACGTTGCTACCTTCACCGACTCCGGAGGGGATGTTAAACTGTACCTGGTCATTGCGAATCACATCCCCCTGGAGACAAATGAGACGCTGGAGATTGACATCGTTTTCACGGAATACTTTG gATGTAAAGGCGACTTCGCCACCGAATTTCAATGCGAATTAGGAAAGTGCATTCACAAAGCCTTTTTAAATGATGGCACCAACAACTGCCCTACACCGCACTGCCTTGACGAGGAGATTGGGTGCCTCAGTCATCCGGATATGGAGGCACATGATGCACGGGCATCGAAGAAAGTGATTGTTGGTGGTGTAATTAGTGCAGTAGTCGTGCTCATTGGTTTCACCATCTGCATCCTGGCCATTTGCAAGTTTTCCGCCTGCATGAAGGGCCCCCGAAGACCAACGAATCTCTACGAGACGACCCAGCACAGACAGCCACGTGTCGAGGTGCAAGAATTAAGTGCAATTGGAAACATATCAGACACAGGGCTTCCAGCACCAAGTGCTCCTGCGGCATTTGTTATTGAGGACCAGAATAAGGATCCACCGCCGCCATCGTATGAATCTCTCTTCCCCGACAGAAGTTAG
- the LOC129791061 gene encoding uncharacterized protein LOC129791061 isoform X2 — protein sequence MKFVQFTCLLVVICVASLSFGDDVGFEQSLGALEGNKRRSANARQMPAMLGVLPGAKQLPVQSPPPIQLSRPQALIARPSLQDMTRVLNPKKPGHMTEAMSLPLGVPAFKPIPRADEKPDRLSSASLTKKTYQLPEQNFTSIRDNLINSDLYTIPAFQTLHMPTRLSPESQVDRKYDVNKKNTIFAQAIKEESHKSIDIALPTARPKVDLMGHTVEELAAVANVSVEAIQAAIRQREYQMALEQKIALENSRLRTSTTTTTTTTTTTTRRPPTHKRPSHVGHKVMNAPKEYYPVGYDKNFDDNFTTRVELPHTSFHCGDQKHFPGLYADENLGCMVFHVCALTDDGLIMKSFLCPESTLFDQSILKCNWWFYVDCKMSRTLYDSNIPVSKSYQLMKALTFFSTNYKNSPSVDIEALKNSVAPAT from the exons GTTTGAGTTTTGGAGATGATGTTGGCTTCGAGCAGAGTTTGGGTGCGCTCGAGGGCAATAAGCGACGATCGGCCAATGCCCGCCAAATGCCAGCAATGCTTGGAGTACTTCCCGGTGCGAAGCAACTACCCGTGCAGTCACCACCACCAATTCAGCTGAGTCGACCACAAGCTCTAATAGCACGACCCAGTCTGCAGGACATGACCCGTGTGCTGAATCCCAAGAAACCCGGGCACATGACGGAAGCCATGTCCCTACCACTAGGTGTTCCAGCCTTCAAGCCCATCCCGCGTGCTGATGAGAAGCCCGACCGCCTGTCCAGTGCGTCACTCACGAAGAAGACATACCAACTACCGGAGCAGAACTTCACATCCATCCGAGACAACCTCATTAATTCCGATTTATACACCATACCGGCCTTTCAGACACTCCACATGCCGACGAGACTCTCGCCCGAGAGTCAAGTTGATCGAAAGTACGATGTGAATAAGAAGAACACCATCTTCGCTCAGGCAATCAAAGAGGAAAGTCACAAGAGCATCGACATCGCCCTGCCCACCGCGCGACCCAAAGTTGACCTCATGGGGCACACTGTCGAAGAGCTCGCGGCTGTGGCCAATGTGAGTGTGGAAGCAATTCAGGCCGCCATCCGGCAGAGGGAATACCAAATGGCTCTAGAACAGAAAATCGCCCTCGAGAATAGCCGCCTTAGAACATCAACCACCACTACAACAACGACGACGACAACGACAACAAGACGACCACCCACCCACAAGAGGCCCAGCCATGTAGGTCACAAAGTCATGAATGCCCCCAAGGAGTACTACCCTGTGGGGTATGACAAAAATTTCGATGATAACTTCACGACGCGCGTTGAGCTCCCTCACACGTCCTTCCACTGTGGCGATCAGAAGCATTTCCCGGGGCTGTATGCTGATGAAAATTTGGGATGTAtg GTCTTTCATGTTTGCGCTCTCACCGATGATGGCCTAATTATGAAATCCTTCCTCTGCCCCGAGAGTACCCTGTTCGATCAATCGATCCTCAAGTGCAATTGGTGGTTCTATGTTGATTGCAAAATGAGCCGAACACTCTACGACAGCAACATACCCGTGTCAAAGAGCTACCAACTCATGAAAGCTCTCACCTTCTTCTCAACAAACTACAAAAATAGTCCATCTGTCGATATTGAAGCACTGAAAAATTCAGTTGCTCCAGCAACCTAA